Proteins found in one Panicum hallii strain FIL2 chromosome 4, PHallii_v3.1, whole genome shotgun sequence genomic segment:
- the LOC112888927 gene encoding amino acid permease 1-like, producing MELEHPLATLPRVRGDRDDDGKERRSGTVWTATAHIITAVIGSGVLSLAWAMAQLGWVTGPVTLVLFAVITLYTCGLLADCYRVGDPVTGKRNYTYTEAVKSNLGGWYVWFCGFCQYANMFGTGIGYTITASISAAAINKSNCFHWHGHDADCSQNTSAFIIGFGVVQVVFSQLPNFHKLWWLSIIAAVMSFCYSIIAVGLSLAQTISGPLGKTTLTGTQVGVDVASAQKVWMAFQALGNVAFAYSYAIILIEIQDTLRSPPAENETMRRATSMGISVTTSFYMLCGCLGYSAFGNAASGNILTGFGFYEPFWLVDFANACIVVHLVGGFQVFCQPLFAAVEGAAAACCPGSTREYGAARLNVFRIVWRTAFVAVITLLAILMPFFNSILGILGSIAFWPLTVFFPVEMYIRQRQVRRFSAKWAALQSLSFVCFLVTVAACAASVQGVLDSLKTYVPFKTRS from the exons GGACGGTATGGACGGCGACGGCGCACATCATCACGGCGGTGATCGGTTCCGGCGTGCTGTCGCTGGCGTGGGCGATGGCGCAGCTGGGGTGGGTGACGGGGCCGGTGACCCTGGTGCTCTTCGCGGTCATCACCCTCTACACCTGCGGCCTCCTCGCCGACTGCTACCGCGTCGGCGACCCCGTCACCGGCAAGCGCAACTACACCTACACCGAGGCCGTCAAGTCCAACCTAG GCGGGTGGTACGTCTGGTTCTGCGGCTTCTGCCAGTACGCCAACATGTTCGGCACCGGCATCGGCTACACCATCACAGCCTCCATCAGTGCTGC GGCCATCAACAAGTCCAACTGCTTCCACTGGCACGGGCACGACGCGGACTGCAGCCAGAACACGAGCGCCTTCATCATCGGCTTCGGCGTGGTGCAGGTGGTCTTCAGCCAGCTCCCCAACTTCCACAAGCTCTGGTGGCTCTCCATCATCGCCGCCGTCATGTCCTTCTGCTACTCTATCATCGCCGTGGGCCTCTCCCTGGCGCAGACCATCTCGGGCCCCCTGGGGAAGACGACTCTGACCGGCACGCAGGTCGGGGTGGACGTGGCCTCGGCGCAGAAGGTGTGGATGGCGTTCCAGGCCCTCGGCAACGTGGCCTTCGCCTACTCGTACGCCATCATCCTCATCGAGATCCAGGACACGCTGCGGTCGCCGCCGGCGGAGAACGAGACGATGCGGCGGGCCACGTCTATGGGCATCTCCGTCACGACGTCCTTCTACATGCTGTGCGGGTGCCTGGGGTACTCGGCGTTCGGCAACGCCGCGTCGGGGAACATCCTCACCGGCTTCGGCTTCTACGAGCCCTTCTGGCTCGTCGACTTCGCCAACGCCTGCATCGTCGTGCACCTCGTCGGCGGCTTCCAGGTGTTCTGCCAGCCGCTCTTCGCCGCGGTGgagggcgccgcggcggcgtgcTGCCCGGGGTCCACCCGCGAGTACGGCGCCGCGCGCCTCAACGTGTTCCGGATCGTGTGGCGCACGGCGTTCGTGGCCGTCATCACGCTGCTGGCCATCCTGATGCCTTTCTTCAACAGCATCCTGGGCATCCTCGGCAGCATCGCCTTCTGGCCGCTCACCGTTTTCTTCCCCGTCGAGATGTACATCCGGCAGCGCCAGGTGCGGCGGTTCAGCGCCAagtgggcggcgctgcagagcCTCAGCTTCGTCTGCTTCCTCGTCACCGttgccgcctgcgccgcctccGTGCAGGGCGTGCTCGACTCGCTCAAGACCTACGTGCCATTCAAGACGAGGTCGTGA